Sequence from the Cuniculiplasma divulgatum genome:
CCGGACGATTCCATTTTCAAGAGCATGGAGGGCCTGTATGAGAGCCTCAGGGAAGTCAGGGGAATTCTTACAGATGAGAGCGTAACATCAATCAGGCTGGTGTGCACTCCAGACAGGATGTCCATGAATGAGACCCGGAGGGCATACACATATCTTCTTCTGTACGGTTATCCTGTTGATGCAGTCATAGTCAACAAGATATTCAGATCCAACACGGGTGACTTCTTCCAGAACTGGAGAAAGTCGCAGGAGGAGATAATGGCGGAAATTGACAATTCATTCCAGGATCTCCATATTTTCAAGCTGTATCTTTCAAAGGATGAACCAACAGGAATGGAACGCCTTTCTGAAATGGGGAATGATCTTTATGGCAATCAGGATCCACTGGAAGTTTTTGCACACAGCATCCCAATAAGCTATGATAAGCATGATAACTTCGTTACGGCTCGCATAAGACTGCCATTTGCCACCAAGGAAAGGCTGAACCTCTATAACAAGGGAGGGGAGCTTGTCATTGAGCTTGATAACTGGAGGAGGGTTTTCTATCTTCCGCAGACACTGGCAAACAAAAACCCCACGGCGGCAGAGTTTAATAACGGTTACCTTCTTATAGACCTGAAGTGAAATGACAGCACAGGAAGATGACTCGAAGGATTTTGTTCTGGAAATAAGGGTCAGGGTTCCAAAGGGGCTTTTGGAGCTTGCCCAGAGGACCCTTAAAGATGCGATGGATGTAGCCGGAGATGTTGCGAAAATTGGCAGGCAGGTTGTGTCTGGGAAATCCAGCGAACCTGAGAAGCCAAAGGTAAAGAAAATGGAAATCAAATGAATTCCATTGCAACATCCTGCCTGGAATATGGTCAGCAGAAGCATTGAGGCGGATCCTCATCATTGCGTGCCAGGGCAGATGCAAAGATCCATTCACTATGCCATAGGAAGTGAATTGAACGCGCCTCAGGCTGGAAATTTTAGATTTATTCTGTCAACAACATTAAATTAGGCTGCAGGATGAATTCACATCAGTGCATTTACATTTTCCATTCCATGGTTTTCACTATAAAGCAGGTAAGTGGAACGATGCTCCGGCCGGGATTTGGACCCGAGTCGAGGGATTGAGAGTCCCTTATGCTTGGCCGTGCTACACCACCGGAGCTTCAAGCCTAATCGTGTCTGATCATTTATTTCTTTTTGTTGCAGGTTAGCCTGGCAGTTAATATCAGAAAGGCCGAGCAAATAAAAATGCGGGTTTTACAGGATTAATTTTGTTATTCTACCTCTACCTCAAGAAAACCCTCATTGTCCCTGATCTTGAATAATCTCAGGCCAAGTTTATCCTTGGGAGCATTGGGAGCAACAAACGGAGGTTCCAGCATATGCCCGGTGCTCAGGTCAAACTTCGCATTATGGCATGGGCATCGTACTGTGAGATCATCTGCATTGTAAACGCC
This genomic interval carries:
- a CDS encoding ArsA family ATPase, giving the protein MAKVEKKTGKTRIILFTGKGGVGKTSVAASTAMLLASRGKRTLIISTDPAHSLSDAFGVQIGAAVTEITHNLHAQEISVIEAINDHWENLKGYLTGLFSSQGLDPISSEEIATLPGFDEASELLYVNDYMKEGKYDVIVMDSAPTGESLKLLSFPEAMSWYMEKLFPISRTTARIVRPIMKPFSSIPLPDDSIFKSMEGLYESLREVRGILTDESVTSIRLVCTPDRMSMNETRRAYTYLLLYGYPVDAVIVNKIFRSNTGDFFQNWRKSQEEIMAEIDNSFQDLHIFKLYLSKDEPTGMERLSEMGNDLYGNQDPLEVFAHSIPISYDKHDNFVTARIRLPFATKERLNLYNKGGELVIELDNWRRVFYLPQTLANKNPTAAEFNNGYLLIDLK
- a CDS encoding Rieske (2Fe-2S) protein, translated to MVWKRIVSTKALDNAGGHFSVSVGGNTIFVARGKDGYHAMDAVCSHAKCILGVYNADDLTVRCPCHNAKFDLSTGHMLEPPFVAPNAPKDKLGLRLFKIRDNEGFLEVEVE